In Spinacia oleracea cultivar Varoflay chromosome 5, BTI_SOV_V1, whole genome shotgun sequence, a single window of DNA contains:
- the LOC110777151 gene encoding F-box protein CPR1-like, which produces MAELQTEIIAEILSRVPVKTLLRFLCVCKTWYSLIKTPKFIKLHLNQTLKFTTNRHLLITHTSISTAVIRRQFHFFEIPDHPLKGKINLKKEPCPLGGPFDSCPLEPISIQLHGSCNGVVCISDPQKKDVVLYNPTTKTHRFLPPTENPYPDKFSIFGFRYDSESDDYKVLRLMQCVGPNDEIWNDARVYSLRRNSWKRIKDIPYSVIYDHGGALVNGALHYIVSKVAFDSRTKLIAKFDLGTETYSVMDCPDYDKDLDSWTVYLGNVDGCLSLSVNYDFHGRADLWVMKEYGKKESWMRAVSIGNHKGNLIDFRAVGCSDDGECILVEVDKFELRWYDIRRQLGIRAGIEGLPKDNYNSAIYVESLVLLDGCCGQNYRAFVYQ; this is translated from the coding sequence ATGGCGGAACTACAAACAGAGATAATCGCCGAAATTCTCAGCCGTGTACCAGTGAAAACCCTCCTACGCTTCCTATGCGTCTGTAAAACATGGTATTCCTTGAtcaaaacccccaaattcaTCAAACTCCacctcaatcaaaccctaaagtTCACCACCAATCGCCACCTCCTCATCACCCACACCTCCATTTCCACCGCTGTAATCCGCCGCCAATTTCACTTTTTCGAGATCCCAGACCACCCCTTGaagggaaaaatcaacctcaagAAGGAACCATGTCCACTTGGAGGGCCGTTTGACTCCTGCCCTCTTGAGCCTATTAGCATCCAACTTCATGGGTCTTGCAATGGCGTCGTTTGTATCTCCGACCCACAGAAGAAAGATGTCGTGTTGTATAATCCTACTACCAAAACGCATCGTTTCCTCCCTCCGACGGAGAACCCTTACCCAGATAAATTCTCGATTTTTGGGTTTAGGTACGATAGCGAGAGCGACGACTACAAGGTTTTGAGGCTGATGCAGTGTGTGGGGCCGAATGATGAGATTTGGAATGATGCTAGGGTTTATAGTTTAAGGCGAAATTCGTGGAAACGGATAAAGGATATTCCCTACAGTGTGATATATGATCATGGAGGTGCGCTTGTTAATGGAGCTTTGCATTATATTGTTAGTAAGGTAGCGTTTGACTCGAGGACGAAGTTGATTGCGAAATTCGATCTTGGGACTGAGACTTACTCTGTTATGGATTGCCCTGATTATGACAAGGATTTAGATAGTTGGACTGTTTATTTGGGGAATGTGGATGGGTGTTTAAGTTTATCGGTTAATTATGATTTCCATGGCCGTGCAGATTTGTGGGTGATGAAGGAGTATGGGAAGAAAGAGTCTTGGATGAGAGCGGTTAGTATTGGGAATCATAAGGGTAATTTGATTGATTTTAGAGCTGTTGGTTGTTCTGATGATGGGGAATGTATTTTGGTTGAGGTTGATAAATTTGAGCTGCGTTGGTACGATATAAGGCGCCAATTGGGTATTCGAGCTGGAATTGAGGGGCTGCCGAAGGATAATTATAACTCGGCTATCTATGTGGAAAGCCTTGTTTTGCTTGATggttgttgtgggcaaaattaccgtgccttcgtgtaccaatga